Genomic segment of Fusobacterium simiae:
TATCCATAATGTATTTCAACACCTTAGGCGAAACCACTTCCAATACCAATCGCTTGTATTGTACTCCCCTCACGAGGGATAGTCGTTGAACTTTCCTTTTCAGGCTTAGCTGCTGATTGTCTATTATGTTAACACTTAGGATTTAACCTTATGCCATCTAATATATTTTTTCTGCTTTCGCTACCTTCACATTTGCCTCTCTCTCCTTAACTTGTTAAGGAGTAAGATTGCTATGTTGTGGTTATACTAGCTTTAAGAGTTCCCAGCAATTCAGTTTCTTTGTTGCACGGTTTTGCTCCGTGTCTACATACAAGTTTCCCTATATGCTTACTAAATTTTCGTACAATTTATCTGACAACTGAAGTCACGAGTGTTCTTGCACTATTTAATAAATATCTGATATTTTCATAATTCCCCCTTCTTATTAAAAAATCCTAAGCCTTTATTTGCTTAGGAAGTTTTTTTATTTTAACTATTTTTTCTTCCATCGCTCAGGCATTAGCACCACACTTTTGTAGGTTGCTGAGATTTCTTAGGGCCTGTCCCTCCATCTCTCTCTATGGTTTTTTATTAGCACTTATTTTATATTATTTTTATCAACTTGTCAATAACTACACAAAACTTTTATTTTGCCATTTTTTACTTTTCCATCTAAAATACATTGCAATACCTCTAATCCATTCATCCATAGCATTTGCTATCCATATTCCAACAAGTCCCCAAGCAAATAAAATTCCAAATATATAAGAAAATAGAACTGCAACTGTAAACACACAAGTTATACCCATAAACATAGGGAATTTTATATCACCTGCTGCATGGAGTGAACTTATTATAACTATATTGAATACTCTACCCATTTCCAAAATAATCATCAAAGGAAATATTTTCAAAGAAGCAGCTAAAATATCTGGATTAGTTGTAAAAATACTCATAATTGGTTTTCTTAAAAGACAAACTATTGAAGTTGCAACAAAGGCAAATACGAATGCTATCTTCACACTTTTTAAACATTTATTATAAACTTCTTTTTTTTCTCCAGCACCAACTAAATGCCCAACTTGTATTGCTGTTCCTTGTCCCAATGCTATTGATAGTGTCATAATAAAATTACTTATTAGCATTAAATATGTGCGAGAAGCTATAATTGTTGTTCCCATAGTATTTACCATAGCAACTACCATAAGTTGTCCTATATTCCAAGCTAAGTTTTCTCCAGCAGTCGGCAAACCTATTGATAAAATATTTTTTACAATTTTAAATGGGAAAGGTTTTATTAATCTTTTTCTAAATGTAAAATTACAGTATTTACACATCATATAGAATGCTACAATACAACCTATTCCTCTTGAAACAACAGTTGAAATTCCAACTCCTGTTGTTCCTAAAATTGGCATTCCTAACCAACCAAAAATAAACATTCCATTTCCTAAAATATTTAAAACATTTACTCCAACATTAATAATTAAAGTTTCTGTTGGTCTACCATGACTTTTAAGTATAGCTCCACAAGATAAAATAACTCCTTGAAATATACAAAGTCCTCCAACCATTTGGAAATAATATTTACCAATTTCAACAAGTTCTTCTGGAAGATTTATCCTTTGAAGTAAACTTCTCCAAAAAAATAAATATATTCCACCTAAAATTAAACCTAGAACAACATTTAACACAAGAGAAACACTTATTACTTGTTTCACTCTTTTAAAATCCTTTGCTCCTAAAAATTGAGCAGTTAAAATTGCTGTTGCCATATTAACGAAACTGAATATTACATTTTGAATATTAAGCAGTTGTGTTATTCCACCTATTGCTCCTACTGCTTTATCACTGTAATAACCCAACATTATTGTATCAATATTTCCTACAACTGTTACTAATAATA
This window contains:
- a CDS encoding MATE family efflux transporter, with the translated sequence MNNVDNISRKTLFSLTIPIFLELLLVTVVGNIDTIMLGYYSDKAVGAIGGITQLLNIQNVIFSFVNMATAILTAQFLGAKDFKRVKQVISVSLVLNVVLGLILGGIYLFFWRSLLQRINLPEELVEIGKYYFQMVGGLCIFQGVILSCGAILKSHGRPTETLIINVGVNVLNILGNGMFIFGWLGMPILGTTGVGISTVVSRGIGCIVAFYMMCKYCNFTFRKRLIKPFPFKIVKNILSIGLPTAGENLAWNIGQLMVVAMVNTMGTTIIASRTYLMLISNFIMTLSIALGQGTAIQVGHLVGAGEKKEVYNKCLKSVKIAFVFAFVATSIVCLLRKPIMSIFTTNPDILAASLKIFPLMIILEMGRVFNIVIISSLHAAGDIKFPMFMGITCVFTVAVLFSYIFGILFAWGLVGIWIANAMDEWIRGIAMYFRWKSKKWQNKSFV